A region of the Egicoccus sp. AB-alg2 genome:
CGGCGGAGGGGATGGCGGGTTCGTGTCCGGGGCCGTCGTCTCGGACGATGACCTCCAGGATGCCGTCCTGGTCGGCGACGGTGACCTGCACGGCGGCGCCGGGCGCGTAACGGGTCGCGTTCGTGAGCGCCTCCTGGACTATCCGATAGATCGTCGCCGCCAGCGGAGGATCGTGCGGCAGCCGTTCGGGCAGGCCCAACGACACGGTCAGGCCAGCGGCCTCGATCCGGCCCGCCAGGGCGTGCAGCGCGTCGTCGAGGCCGCTCGTTTCGGGGCTGGCGGCCAGTCCGGCCGCGCCGACCGCACCGGCGTCGAGCAGACCGAACAGCATGTCGAGCTCGACCTGCGCGTCGGCGCCGGTGCTGCGCACCGTGGCCAGTGCCTCCCGGGCCTGTGCGGGTGCCCGAGCGGCCAACGCGGCGGCAGCGCCAGCCTGCAGGACCATGACTCCGACGGCGTGGCTGGCGACATCGTGCAACTCACGTGCCAGGCGTAGACGCTCGCTCTGGACCGCGGCCGCAGCGATCGCGTCGTGCTGGGCCTTGAGCGAGGTCGCGGTCGCCTCCGAGCTTCGCTCCTCGCGCTGGCGGGCGGTCCACACGTGCCCGGCCACCGCGGCCAGGGCCAGCAGCGCGGAGGTCATGACGACGTTGTCCGGCTCGTCGTGATAGACGTCCGCCAGCACCAACACGGCCAGGAGCGACAGCGCTCCACAGGCACGCCGGCTCCTCTCGCCGGCGGCGGACCAGGCCAGCAGCATGAACACGGCTGCGCTCCACAGGCCGTAGGGCAGCGGCTGGCCCAGGATCAGGGCCCCAGCGGGCGCGAGCGCAGCGGCCAGACAGGCCAGCAAGGGGTCGGTGCGGCGCAGCGCGAGACTCGCGACGAACCCGCCCGCCAACACGACCCCGAGCAGGCCGCCCAGGGCACGCTCCGGCGCCACGTCCAGCCGCGCGTACAGGACCATCTCGCCGACGTACAGCACTGCCACCGCGGCGGCGGTGGCCAGGTCGGTGCGCCAACGTGGCGGTGGCCGAGGGGCTGGCGGCGGGTCGGCGACGTCCGCTTCCGTGCGCAACAGGCCGAGGAGCCGTCGCAGTTCGGTGGTGGCGTCCCTGCCCTGCTGCTGGATCGCGACCATCGCGGACCGGTCGAGGTCACGCCCCGCCTGCTCGGCATGGCCGGCCATCCCCACCACCGCGGCGCGGATCGTGCGCAGCGCCTCGCCGGCCAGGCGCGCCCGCTCTTCGGCCACCACCTGCGCGGCCGTCACCTGCGGGTCGGTCGCGGCCAACTCGGCGGCCACCTCAGCGGCCTGCTCGGCCCCCAGTGTGCGACGGCGAACGAGGTAGCCACACACCCAGATGGTCCCCACCAGGACGACGACGAACAGGCCGGTCGCGAGGGTTGGGTCGGTGGCCCACTGCGCGGCGGCGAGCACCCCGGCGACCGCCAGGCCCCCGGCTCTGTCGGCGTAGCGCCCGAGCGCGTAGGCCACGATGAGGAACACCGCCATGCCGGCCGGGCTCTCGGCGGGCACCCCCAGGGCGGCGCGCAGCAGGTGGAGACCGGCCGTGCTCAGGCCCGCGACCAGCGGGGCACGGCGGAAGCCCAGCACCACCAGCCCGCTCAACGGCGCGCTCAGCACCGGTCCCAGCCCTTCGGCGGCCAGCAAGAGCGCATCCGAGGCGACGCAGCCGGCCGCCAGGGCGGCCTCGAGACGGTAGGCAGGACCGATCCTCATGACCGGACCATAACGACACGCAGCCCCGGCCGCGTCCGCCTGGAGGTTGAGCCGCCTCCGACCTGGCGCGAGCCCGGTCGGTGCGTCGAGGCTGACGCGAAGGGGCGCCGCAGCGCTGAAGGTGACCGTGGACCGCGGAACGGGCCGCGGACGACATGGAGCACCCTCATGAGCTCTGCGAACCGACTGATCGGCGGGATGAGCATCGTGCTCGTCCCGCTGCTGTTCGGCATCGGCGACCAACTACGCATGGCGGCCGAGCCCCCCACCGGCCTGGGGAGTGTCGACCCCGACTACGGCGTCGCCGAGGCCACCGCCACCCTGGCCAGCATCGACGCCAACCGCGGCCTTTTCCTCGCCGCGTCCTACCTCGTCCTGCTCGCGGTGCTGCTGTCCTTCCCGGCGATGCTCGCGGTCTGGCGGCTGTCCGTCGAAGGAGCGCCGCGCTGGGCCTGGGTCGGCGCGACCCTGGCCGCCCTCGGCATCATCGGCCAGGCCGTGCACCTCGCTGGCTACTTCGGGCTGTCCCTCGCCTTCTCCGCCTTCCACGATCTCGGCGTCGCCGCCGAGCTCTTCGTCGCGACCGGGGTCAACAGCTTCCTGATCGCGCTGTTCGTCCCGTTCCTGCTGGGGCTGCTCGCGCCCATCCCCCAGGTCGTCGGCCTGCGCCGCGCACGAATCATTCCTTTGTGGGCCGCACTCGCCGTCGTCGCAGGTGTCGCCGTCATGGTCATCGCCGGGTCGACACCCGCGACGTCCGCCTTCACCGCGATCCTGCTCGCGGCCGGGCTGTTCCCCGCGGCGCGCACGATGCTCCGCACACACGAACCCCCCGCCACCACGCATTCCGTCCGCACGGTTCCCGGACCGGCCTGACGCGCTGAGCCCGGCCCAGCGGCCGGGTGCAGCCCCGCACCCTCGGCCCGACGGTCGCCGCGACAGCGGCGAGTGTCCGGCGCCCGACCCGCTTCTCGACGTCGCTAGTCAGCCACAGCTGGCAGTGGGGCGGGCCCGGGGTCCGCGGCCAGGGCAACGGCCAGCCAGACCAGAGCCATGCCGAAGCCGTTCGCGAAGGGGGGTAGCAGGAACATGATCGGGAGGAACGCTGCGACGCCTGCGCCGGTCCACCAGGGCCAGCGCCTGCCGGTGCCGAGTACCCCGGCCGCGACCAGGCCGACGAAGGTCGGCAGGACGGCGAGTACGAACAGCCAGTCGGGCGGCTCCGACCCGGCGACGGGCACACTGACCATGGTGAGACCGGCGAGGGTCATCCCGGTGGGGGCCAGCCACCAGAGCAGCGCCCGCCAACCGGTCACGGGCACGATCAGTGCGAGGGCAACGGCGCCGGCGAGGAAGGCGAGCCCTGCCGTCACCTCTGACACGAGGCCGAGCCCGGTGGTGTGCTCGTCGACGTCGCCCGCGAGCGCGACGAACCCGTTGGTGACCAGCATGGCCGTGGCGGCGAGGGCTGCGAGACGGGCAGGGCGTCGCCGGTGATCGTTGGTCGCGGCAGTGGCGCGGCTCGTGAGTGGGGACCAGGACATGACAGGCTCCTTCCGAACGTGTCGGACCGACATGGCCCGACTGCGAGGAGGCAACCGGAACGGCGCCCGGCCGACCTCCCCCTGGTGGCTCGATCGCCTCTGTCTCGAGGCAGAGATCTGCCGTGCGCTACCGCCGGGGTCCTTAAGATCGCTGGCATGAAGCTCGCGCCCCGGACGCCGTTCGCGCGCGACCTGCTACTCGCGGTCGCGGTGACGGCGGTGGCCCAAATCGAGCTGGTACTGCTCGCCGCGCAGGCGGGCGGGCCAGTGGTCTGGCACCACGCAACGAGCCTGCTGATCCTGCCCGCGCTGGCGTTGCGGCGGCGAGCTCCACTCTGGTCGATCCTGATCGCTGCAGTCGGGCTGCTGTTCCAGCCTCTCATCGGTCCGGCCGCGGTGGCCACGCCGTATCTGGCCCTCCTGTTCTTGCTGGCGTCGCTCGGTTGGTTCGCTCCACTCCGTCAGGGTGTGGTCGGGGTGGCGGTGACGCTGGTCTGCGGGCTGGGATACGACACGCTGGCCGGTGCGGCGCCAGTGGCCGACGTGGTCGTCAACGCGGCGCTGCTCGTCCTGGCGTGGGCGGCCGGTCGGGGGCTGCGGGTGACGACCGATCGACGGGTGGCTGCCGAGGTGGAAGCTGACCGGACCGCCCGCGCCGCCGTGGACGCGGAGCGCGGTCGCATCGCTCGGGACGTGCACGACTCGTTGGGCCACGCACTGACGTTGATGACCCTGCAGGCTGGCAGCGCCCGTGAACGGGTCGATCAGCCGGTGGCCTCGGAAGCGTTGACGCTGATCGAGCGGACCGGCAGGGAAGCGCTGACCGATCTCCACCGGGTTCTCGGGCTGTTGGATCTCGAGGGCGACAGGGGCAAGGGCCTGGCGCACCTTCCCGACCTGGTCGCCGGTATCGCCCCCGTCGGACTGCAGGTCGACCTGGAGGTCCAGGCGCACGAGGTCCCGCGCAGCGTCGCGAACGCGACGTACTGGGTGGTGCAAGAGGCGCTGACCAACATCGCGCGGCACAGCCACGCGCGCGTGGCCGACGTGCGTGTGTGTTCCCGGGCGGGCGAGCTGGTGACCGTCGTGGCCGATCCGGGCCCCGCCCGACACGGCGCCAGGCCGGGTACGGGTCGCGGGCTCATGGGCCTGCAGCGGCGACTCGAACCATTGGGCGGCACGCTGGCGGTCGCTTCGGACGCAGCCGGCTGGCGGGTGGAAGTGCACATCCCACTGCCGGAGCGATCGCCGTGACCGGCTTGCGGGTGGTGATCGCCGACGACGAACCACTCGTCAGGCAGGGGCTACGGATGGTCATCGAGTTCGATGGCGACATGACCGTGGTGGCCGAGGCCGCCGACGGGCGTGAGGCACTGAGACGCGCCATCGAGCATCGACCCGACCTGACGCTGCTCGACGTCCGGATGCCGATCATGGACGGGGTCGAGGTCTGCCGCCGGATCGTCGCGTCCCCCCAGCTGGCAGCCGTCCGCCCGGTCGTGCTGACCACGTTCGCCGAAGACGAGTTGGTGGTAGCCGCGCTTCGTGCAGGTGCCGCCGGCTACCTGCTCAAGAGCATGCCACCCGACCAGATCCGCCAGGCCGCCCGCACCGCGGTAGAGGGCCAGACCGCGCTCGCCCCCGCGCTCGTGGACCGGCTGGTTCGCGACTACACCACCCGACGGGCCGAGCCCTCACCCGCATTGACACGGCTGACCGAACGCGAGACCGACGTGCTGCGCGAGATCGCCCACGGCCGCTCGAACCTCGAGATCGCCGATGCTCTCTACATCAGCGAGGGCACGGTCAAGACACACGTCGCCTCGCTGTTGCGCAAGCTCGAGCTGCGAGACCGCACCCAAGCAGCCGTGGCTGCCTATGAGCTCGGGCTCGTGCGCCCGGGTGACGCCAACTGATCTGATGCATCGGCCGATCACGAACGACCGAGGAACGGCATCCGCCCGGTAGGAGGACCCGAGGCAGGATCGACGAGATCCGAGGCGTGCACCTGCTGGGACGGATCCGGCCTGCGGTAGCGAGGCAACCATGCAGCCCCATCACGCCACGTCGAGCCTCGAGTGGGCAAGCGCCCGTGCCCTCTCGACGGCGACGCTGGGGGGTTCGAGCATCATGGCGGAGAGGGCGCCGCGGTAAATCAGCTCGACGTCCGCGGCGAGGCGGTCCGGGTCGTCGGCGTCGGTGTCGGCGGCCAGCGCCCGGAGGCAACCGGCGATGGCCGTCCAGTGGTCGACGACGACGCTGGTGGCCGGATGTGACGGGTCGGCCACCTCGACGAGTGCGTCGACGAACGCGCAGCCTCGCGCTCGGCGCGTCTCGTCCTCCCAGGTGTCGAGCGCATCGAAGATGGCGAGCAGGCGCCCCTCGGGGGTCGACTGTGCGTCGATGGCAGCCTGCCAGTGCGCCGTCCATCGCCGGTCGCGGGTCCGCAGGTACTCGACCACGAGACCGTCCTTGCCGCCGAACTGGTGGTAAAGCGTCTTTCGAGCGACTCGAGCGTGGTCGAGGATCGCGTCCACACCGGTGTTCACGATGCCGCGTGCGAAGAAGAGTTCGTCGGCAGCCGCGAGGAGCCGTTGGCGCGGCGACGCCACGGCGACTTCGTCCTGCGATCTTCCGGTCATGCCGGTCATGGTATGCGCCGCTACGGTAGACCGATCGTTCTATCTACCGGGTGAGGCGCTGATGATCGAACCATCACGGCAGGCGGGAGACGTGCTGACCGGGATGGCGGTCATCGCGGTCTGCTACGGCCTGGGCCGGTACGCCTATGGCCTGTTCGTCCCGGAGCTGCAGGAATCGCTGGGTCTCGGCTCGACCGCCAGCGGCGCGATCGGCGGCCTCTCCCACGCTGGCTACGCGCTCGGACTCGTCGGCGCGCCACGGCTCGCCCGCCGCCTCGGCGCCGACCGGATCCCGGCCGGGGCCGGTCTGTGTGCCGCCGTCGGGCTGGGTGCGGTCGCGGCGAGCGTGGGACCGATCAGCCTGGGGGCCGCGGTGTTGGTGGCCGGCACCGGCAGCGGGCTGTCCTCCCCCGCCCTGGCGCAGCTCGTCGTGCAGCGGTTCCGGCGCGCGGACCGCTCGCCCGCGCAGACCTGGATCAACAGCGGCACCAGCCTCGGGCTCGCGATCTCCGCCCCGACGGTGCTGCTGGCCGTGCAGTGGAGGACCACCTGGAGCGTGTTCGCGCTGCTCGCGGCCCTCGTGGCGGCGACGGCGTGGGTCAGGC
Encoded here:
- a CDS encoding sensor histidine kinase; amino-acid sequence: MRIGPAYRLEAALAAGCVASDALLLAAEGLGPVLSAPLSGLVVLGFRRAPLVAGLSTAGLHLLRAALGVPAESPAGMAVFLIVAYALGRYADRAGGLAVAGVLAAAQWATDPTLATGLFVVVLVGTIWVCGYLVRRRTLGAEQAAEVAAELAATDPQVTAAQVVAEERARLAGEALRTIRAAVVGMAGHAEQAGRDLDRSAMVAIQQQGRDATTELRRLLGLLRTEADVADPPPAPRPPPRWRTDLATAAAVAVLYVGEMVLYARLDVAPERALGGLLGVVLAGGFVASLALRRTDPLLACLAAALAPAGALILGQPLPYGLWSAAVFMLLAWSAAGERSRRACGALSLLAVLVLADVYHDEPDNVVMTSALLALAAVAGHVWTARQREERSSEATATSLKAQHDAIAAAAVQSERLRLARELHDVASHAVGVMVLQAGAAAALAARAPAQAREALATVRSTGADAQVELDMLFGLLDAGAVGAAGLAASPETSGLDDALHALAGRIEAAGLTVSLGLPERLPHDPPLAATIYRIVQEALTNATRYAPGAAVQVTVADQDGILEVIVRDDGPGHEPAIPSAGGFGLVGLAERVRALRGTVTAGPASDRGFVVTARLPLDRPAPQVQP
- a CDS encoding sensor histidine kinase, producing MSDRHGPTARRQPERRPADLPLVARSPLSRGRDLPCATAGVLKIAGMKLAPRTPFARDLLLAVAVTAVAQIELVLLAAQAGGPVVWHHATSLLILPALALRRRAPLWSILIAAVGLLFQPLIGPAAVATPYLALLFLLASLGWFAPLRQGVVGVAVTLVCGLGYDTLAGAAPVADVVVNAALLVLAWAAGRGLRVTTDRRVAAEVEADRTARAAVDAERGRIARDVHDSLGHALTLMTLQAGSARERVDQPVASEALTLIERTGREALTDLHRVLGLLDLEGDRGKGLAHLPDLVAGIAPVGLQVDLEVQAHEVPRSVANATYWVVQEALTNIARHSHARVADVRVCSRAGELVTVVADPGPARHGARPGTGRGLMGLQRRLEPLGGTLAVASDAAGWRVEVHIPLPERSP
- a CDS encoding response regulator, whose translation is MTGLRVVIADDEPLVRQGLRMVIEFDGDMTVVAEAADGREALRRAIEHRPDLTLLDVRMPIMDGVEVCRRIVASPQLAAVRPVVLTTFAEDELVVAALRAGAAGYLLKSMPPDQIRQAARTAVEGQTALAPALVDRLVRDYTTRRAEPSPALTRLTERETDVLREIAHGRSNLEIADALYISEGTVKTHVASLLRKLELRDRTQAAVAAYELGLVRPGDAN
- a CDS encoding TetR/AcrR family transcriptional regulator, whose protein sequence is MTGRSQDEVAVASPRQRLLAAADELFFARGIVNTGVDAILDHARVARKTLYHQFGGKDGLVVEYLRTRDRRWTAHWQAAIDAQSTPEGRLLAIFDALDTWEDETRRARGCAFVDALVEVADPSHPATSVVVDHWTAIAGCLRALAADTDADDPDRLAADVELIYRGALSAMMLEPPSVAVERARALAHSRLDVA